The proteins below are encoded in one region of Syntrophotalea carbinolica DSM 2380:
- the moaA gene encoding GTP 3',8-cyclase MoaA, with the protein MKKTKKTLQDNYGRTVEYLRLSVTDRCNLRCRYCMPAEGVDTVSHTDVLSYEEMLRVVAVAVRCGVKKVRITGGEPLVRKGIVGFIQEMTSISESVEVTLTTNGILLADMAADLRKAGLSRVNVSLDTLREDRFKQITRRTGLQKVLEGLHAAEAVGLTPLKINMVPIRGVNEDEIADFARLTLDQPWAIRFIEFMPVSGGLEYTPENMFPAAEIIKALEKVGKLVPELRQGPAGPARMFHFPDSPGHIGVIPAVSEHFCGECNRMRITADGRIRPCLFSTEEIDLRTALRRNASDAELEEIMRNAACAKPERHHIGEKDFRQGKRRMHGIGG; encoded by the coding sequence GTGAAAAAGACAAAAAAAACTTTGCAGGATAACTATGGGCGTACCGTAGAGTATCTGCGCCTTTCGGTAACCGATCGTTGCAACCTGCGCTGCCGTTATTGTATGCCGGCCGAAGGGGTTGACACCGTCAGTCACACCGATGTCCTCTCGTACGAGGAAATGCTGCGGGTGGTGGCGGTGGCTGTGCGCTGCGGGGTTAAAAAAGTTCGTATCACCGGTGGTGAACCCCTGGTGCGCAAGGGCATTGTCGGATTTATTCAGGAAATGACCTCCATTTCCGAGTCGGTCGAGGTTACCCTTACCACCAACGGTATTCTGCTGGCGGACATGGCCGCCGACTTGCGCAAGGCCGGTCTAAGCCGGGTCAATGTCAGCCTCGATACTTTGCGCGAGGACCGCTTTAAACAGATAACCCGGCGTACCGGCCTGCAAAAGGTTCTGGAGGGGTTGCATGCCGCCGAGGCCGTTGGCCTTACCCCACTGAAGATCAACATGGTGCCGATTCGTGGTGTCAACGAGGATGAAATCGCCGATTTTGCCCGTTTGACCCTGGATCAGCCCTGGGCCATTCGTTTCATAGAATTCATGCCCGTCAGCGGGGGGCTGGAGTACACACCCGAAAATATGTTCCCGGCCGCCGAAATTATCAAAGCTTTGGAAAAGGTCGGCAAGCTGGTTCCCGAACTGCGCCAGGGGCCGGCCGGTCCGGCGCGCATGTTCCACTTCCCCGACAGTCCGGGGCACATTGGCGTTATTCCCGCGGTCTCCGAGCACTTTTGTGGCGAATGCAATCGTATGCGTATTACCGCCGACGGCCGCATCCGCCCCTGCCTGTTTTCCACCGAGGAGATCGACCTGCGCACCGCCTTGCGGCGTAATGCCAGCGATGCGGAGCTGGAAGAGATCATGCGTAACGCCGCCTGCGCCAAGCCGGAGCGTCATCACATCGGAGAAAAAGATTTCCGGCAGGGCAAGCGCCGCATGCATGGCATCGGCGGCTGA
- a CDS encoding thiamine biosynthesis protein, giving the protein MSKALGLISGGLDSTLAALTLKQQGVDVTGIVFVTPFFGAARARQAARQIDMPLIVEEIGEIHLDVLKNPRYGYGKNLNPCIDCHALMFRLAARHIHNGEYDFLFSGEVLGQRPMSQNFNALQAVAKHADCADIILRPLCAKLLPVTPMEEKGLVDREQLLDIQGRSRKRQEQYARQWGLTEYPGSGGGCLLTEKSFTGKLRDLLDHQPDCTVHDVELLKLGRQFRLSNSAKLTLGRDQQGNEALQAALRPEYTLLHATGFRGPTGLVSGTPTEADLNLAAAIVAGYGKGREEASVCVRLQQNDTERIMEVAPLSQDRIILLQIL; this is encoded by the coding sequence ATGAGCAAAGCACTTGGCCTTATTTCCGGAGGCCTCGACAGCACGCTGGCAGCCCTGACCCTCAAACAACAGGGGGTGGATGTTACCGGCATCGTCTTCGTCACACCTTTTTTTGGTGCGGCCCGCGCACGCCAGGCCGCCCGGCAGATCGATATGCCTTTAATCGTTGAGGAAATTGGCGAGATCCACCTTGACGTATTGAAAAACCCCCGTTACGGCTACGGCAAAAACCTCAACCCCTGCATCGACTGCCACGCCCTCATGTTCCGCCTGGCAGCCCGCCACATCCACAACGGCGAGTATGATTTCCTTTTTTCCGGCGAGGTGCTCGGCCAACGCCCCATGAGCCAGAACTTCAACGCCCTGCAAGCAGTGGCCAAACATGCCGACTGCGCGGATATCATTTTGCGGCCCTTATGCGCAAAGTTGCTGCCCGTAACCCCCATGGAAGAAAAGGGGCTGGTGGATCGCGAACAGCTTCTCGACATCCAGGGGCGTTCACGCAAGCGCCAGGAACAGTATGCGCGCCAGTGGGGACTGACCGAATATCCGGGCTCCGGAGGCGGCTGCCTGCTGACTGAAAAATCCTTCACCGGCAAGCTTCGCGACCTGCTCGATCACCAGCCCGATTGTACCGTGCATGATGTCGAACTCCTCAAACTCGGTCGCCAGTTCCGCCTGTCGAACTCGGCCAAGTTGACCCTGGGCCGCGACCAGCAAGGCAACGAAGCGCTTCAGGCGGCCTTGCGGCCGGAATACACCCTGCTGCATGCCACCGGCTTTCGCGGCCCGACCGGCCTGGTGAGCGGTACCCCAACCGAAGCGGATCTCAATCTGGCCGCCGCCATCGTGGCCGGCTACGGTAAAGGACGCGAGGAGGCCTCGGTCTGCGTACGCCTGCAACAGAACGATACGGAACGTATTATGGAAGTCGCCCCCCTGAGCCAGGACCGCATCATCCTGTTACAGATCCTTTAA
- the groL gene encoding chaperonin GroEL (60 kDa chaperone family; promotes refolding of misfolded polypeptides especially under stressful conditions; forms two stacked rings of heptamers to form a barrel-shaped 14mer; ends can be capped by GroES; misfolded proteins enter the barrel where they are refolded when GroES binds), which produces MSAKEIKFGQDARSLILSGVNQLADAVKVTLGPKGRNVVIDRSFGAPLITKDGVSVAKEIELEEKFENMGAQLVKEVASKTSDVAGDGTTTATVLAQGIYREGVKLVTAGHNPMEIKRGIDKAVEAAVAYLQELSKPIKDHKEIAQVGTISANSDKTIGDIIAEAMEKVGKEGVITVEEAKAMETSLETVEGMQFDRGYLSPYFVTDAERMEAVMEDAMILIHDKKISNMRDMINILEAVAKQGRPLLIIAEDIEGEALATLVVNRLRGTLNVAAVKAPGFGDRRKAMLEDIAILTGGKVISEEVGFKLENATIDMLGNAKRIVIDKENSTIIDGAGSEVDIQGRVKQIRAQIEETKSDYDREKLQERLAKLVGGVAVVKVGAATETEMKEKKARVEDALHATRAAVEEGIVPGGGVALIRCIKAIESLDLPGEQNWGVNIVKRAMEEPLRQISANAGAEGSIVVNQVRGGADTYGFNAAADEYCDMIEAGIIDPTKVVRSALQNASSVAGLMLTTEACIAELPKEEAGGGMPGGMPGGMPGGMGGMGGMM; this is translated from the coding sequence ATGTCTGCCAAGGAAATCAAATTCGGACAGGATGCTCGCAGCCTGATTCTCAGCGGCGTCAACCAGTTGGCCGATGCTGTTAAAGTAACCCTCGGTCCCAAAGGCCGCAATGTCGTTATCGACCGCTCTTTCGGTGCGCCTCTGATCACCAAGGACGGCGTTTCCGTCGCCAAGGAAATCGAACTCGAAGAGAAGTTCGAAAACATGGGCGCCCAGCTGGTCAAGGAAGTCGCTTCCAAGACTTCCGATGTCGCCGGTGACGGTACTACCACCGCTACCGTGCTGGCCCAGGGCATCTACCGTGAAGGCGTTAAACTGGTTACCGCCGGTCACAATCCCATGGAAATCAAGCGCGGCATCGACAAGGCCGTAGAAGCTGCCGTGGCATACCTGCAGGAACTGTCCAAGCCCATCAAGGACCACAAGGAAATCGCTCAGGTCGGTACCATTTCCGCCAATAGCGACAAGACCATCGGTGATATCATTGCCGAAGCCATGGAAAAAGTCGGCAAAGAAGGCGTTATTACCGTCGAAGAAGCCAAGGCTATGGAAACCAGCCTGGAAACCGTCGAGGGTATGCAGTTCGATCGCGGTTACCTGTCTCCCTACTTCGTGACCGACGCCGAGCGTATGGAAGCGGTCATGGAAGACGCCATGATCCTCATCCACGATAAGAAGATCAGCAACATGCGCGACATGATCAACATTCTTGAAGCCGTGGCCAAGCAGGGCCGTCCGCTGTTGATCATCGCCGAGGACATTGAAGGCGAAGCTCTGGCTACGCTGGTTGTCAACCGTCTGCGCGGCACCCTGAACGTGGCTGCCGTCAAGGCTCCCGGATTCGGTGACCGTCGTAAAGCCATGCTCGAAGACATCGCCATCCTGACCGGTGGTAAAGTGATCTCCGAAGAAGTCGGTTTCAAACTCGAAAACGCTACTATCGACATGCTCGGCAATGCCAAGCGCATCGTTATCGATAAAGAGAACTCGACCATTATCGACGGCGCCGGCAGCGAAGTCGATATTCAGGGCCGGGTCAAGCAGATCCGTGCGCAGATCGAAGAGACCAAGAGCGATTACGATCGTGAGAAACTGCAGGAGCGCCTGGCCAAGCTGGTCGGCGGTGTTGCCGTAGTCAAGGTCGGCGCTGCGACCGAAACTGAAATGAAGGAAAAGAAAGCCCGCGTTGAAGACGCCCTGCACGCTACCCGCGCAGCCGTCGAAGAGGGCATCGTTCCTGGTGGCGGCGTCGCGCTGATCCGCTGCATCAAAGCTATCGAGAGCCTGGATCTTCCCGGCGAGCAGAACTGGGGCGTGAACATCGTCAAACGCGCTATGGAAGAGCCTCTGCGTCAGATCTCGGCCAACGCCGGTGCCGAAGGCTCCATCGTTGTCAACCAGGTTCGCGGCGGTGCCGATACCTACGGTTTCAATGCTGCTGCCGATGAGTACTGCGACATGATCGAAGCCGGTATCATCGACCCGACCAAGGTTGTTCGCAGCGCTCTGCAGAACGCTTCCTCCGTGGCCGGCCTGATGCTGACCACCGAAGCCTGCATCGCCGAACTGCCCAAGGAAGAAGCTGGCGGCGGTATGCCTGGTGGCATGCCTGGTGGTATGCCCGGCGGCATGGGTGGCATGGGCGGCATGATGTAA
- the groES gene encoding co-chaperone GroES, with amino-acid sequence MNIRPLRDRIIVERIEEETTTAGGLIIPDSAKEKPQQGIVKAVGKGKVLEDGTVLPMDIKVGDRVLFGKYAGSEIKIDGLEYQIMREDDILGVLE; translated from the coding sequence ATGAACATCAGACCTTTGCGTGATCGTATCATCGTTGAGCGTATTGAAGAGGAAACCACCACCGCCGGTGGTCTCATCATTCCCGACTCCGCCAAGGAAAAGCCCCAGCAGGGTATCGTCAAGGCCGTGGGCAAGGGCAAGGTGCTTGAAGACGGAACCGTGCTCCCCATGGATATCAAGGTCGGCGATCGCGTCCTGTTCGGCAAGTACGCCGGTAGCGAGATCAAGATTGACGGCTTGGAATACCAGATTATGCGTGAAGACGACATCCTGGGTGTTCTCGAGTAA
- a CDS encoding pyridoxal-phosphate-dependent aminotransferase family protein has translation MSKKLYIPGPVKVSADVLEVMATPMIGHRMKEYAVLHKEVTDGLKKLLNAPGPVFLSTSSAFGVMEGAVRNLVQKRCACFANGAFSKKWYDVTLRCGLEADLFDTEWGQPVTAEMVDAALATGKYDAMTVVHNETSTGVMSPLDEIAAVMKKYPEVSFIVDTVSSMTAVPIDVTALGIDVCLAGVQKAFALPPGLAVFAVSQKALDKARTTPNRGYYFDFEEFEKNDAKNNTPSTPCISQIYALRHQLQKMFAEGLEDRYARHAQMADATRAWALKQGFGLYAAEGARSQTLTAVKNDGGTDVARLKELLGERGYAMDGGYGKIKNDTFRIPHMGDMTMADMEEYFALLEELLPQVRN, from the coding sequence ATGAGCAAGAAACTCTATATCCCCGGACCTGTCAAAGTGAGTGCCGATGTGCTGGAAGTCATGGCCACGCCCATGATCGGCCACCGCATGAAGGAATATGCCGTCCTTCACAAGGAAGTTACCGACGGCCTGAAAAAACTCCTGAACGCCCCCGGACCGGTATTTCTTTCCACCTCCAGCGCCTTCGGCGTTATGGAAGGCGCGGTGCGCAACCTGGTGCAGAAACGCTGCGCCTGCTTCGCCAACGGTGCCTTCAGTAAAAAGTGGTACGACGTAACCCTGCGCTGTGGCTTGGAAGCCGATCTTTTCGATACCGAGTGGGGCCAGCCGGTCACCGCCGAAATGGTCGATGCCGCCCTTGCTACCGGCAAATACGACGCCATGACCGTCGTCCACAACGAAACTTCCACCGGGGTCATGTCTCCTCTGGATGAAATCGCCGCGGTCATGAAAAAATACCCCGAGGTTTCCTTCATTGTCGATACCGTATCCTCCATGACCGCCGTCCCCATCGACGTCACCGCGTTGGGCATCGATGTCTGTCTGGCCGGCGTGCAGAAAGCTTTCGCTCTGCCCCCGGGACTGGCCGTGTTCGCCGTCAGCCAAAAAGCGCTGGACAAAGCCCGCACCACCCCCAACCGCGGATACTACTTCGACTTCGAGGAATTCGAAAAGAACGACGCTAAAAACAATACCCCCAGCACCCCCTGCATCAGCCAGATTTACGCCTTGCGTCATCAGCTGCAGAAAATGTTCGCCGAAGGTCTGGAAGATCGCTATGCACGCCACGCGCAGATGGCCGATGCGACCCGCGCCTGGGCGCTCAAGCAGGGCTTCGGTCTCTACGCCGCCGAAGGTGCCCGCTCCCAGACCCTGACCGCGGTCAAAAACGACGGCGGCACCGATGTAGCACGCCTCAAGGAATTGCTTGGCGAGCGCGGCTATGCCATGGACGGCGGCTACGGCAAAATCAAGAACGACACTTTCCGCATCCCGCACATGGGCGACATGACCATGGCGGACATGGAAGAATATTTCGCGCTGCTTGAGGAATTACTGCCCCAGGTGCGCAACTGA
- a CDS encoding NINE protein codes for MPENNASSKFCSTCGKPLHLQAEICPHCGVRAMPAPGTGVSKAALLLFTFFLGGIGAHKFYLRKYGQGVLYLLFCWTGIPGIVAFVEFILYCFKSEAELQQSYPMTNGSALALALIVPFGIIPIIGILAAIAIPQFVSYRQKAYNAAALSDLKNCRTETEAYYADNFTYPTRTGQMVCGTADGVAVYFLPLGGEDFQIISFHKNGETAYLTGSESIEISQNSRSEIESQLAEQFGMSGGYGAFHFIE; via the coding sequence ATGCCGGAAAACAACGCTTCATCCAAGTTTTGCTCTACCTGCGGAAAACCATTGCACCTGCAAGCCGAAATCTGCCCCCATTGCGGCGTCAGGGCCATGCCCGCACCCGGCACCGGGGTCAGCAAAGCAGCCCTGCTGCTTTTCACCTTTTTCCTCGGCGGCATCGGCGCTCACAAGTTTTATCTGCGAAAATACGGGCAGGGGGTTCTTTACCTTCTCTTCTGCTGGACCGGCATTCCCGGAATCGTTGCCTTCGTTGAATTCATCCTCTACTGCTTCAAAAGCGAAGCGGAACTGCAGCAATCCTATCCGATGACAAACGGAAGCGCCCTGGCGCTAGCCTTGATCGTGCCTTTCGGCATCATTCCCATCATTGGAATCCTCGCCGCTATCGCCATTCCCCAGTTTGTCTCCTACCGGCAGAAAGCCTATAACGCCGCGGCCTTGTCCGACCTCAAAAATTGCCGCACGGAAACCGAGGCCTACTATGCGGACAATTTCACGTATCCAACCCGAACCGGGCAGATGGTTTGCGGTACCGCCGATGGAGTGGCTGTTTACTTCCTGCCCCTGGGAGGGGAGGATTTTCAGATCATCAGTTTCCACAAAAACGGTGAAACCGCCTACCTGACAGGGAGCGAGAGTATCGAAATCTCCCAAAACTCCCGATCCGAGATCGAAAGTCAGCTCGCCGAGCAATTCGGCATGAGCGGTGGTTACGGTGCCTTCCATTTCATCGAATAG
- a CDS encoding sigma 54-interacting transcriptional regulator, protein MMTLKKLNDGDHRTFSLIARAAFANPFSPEREALDRRIAAVEGDVGRDELFAMVAVRAKEALSKLGIPDLRHYGGEDRELLRHAYLFDVYHRYREEFDGFIRRQIAAGDVPCRSLFAREVLSDLTSVGFENAEALRYLAIFYQIRRAFYFIDGTLAGLCPSMQTLRRHLWDNIFTSDIRRYEKLLWNRMEDFSTLLLGETGTGKGAAAAAIGRSGFIPYNANKGCFAESFTRNFIHLNLSQYPETLIESELFGHRKGAFTGAIGDYAGAFSRCPPHGTIFLDEIGDLSLPVQTKLLQVLQDRVFYPVGSHEQQRFNGRVIAATNRPLETMRRDGRFRDDFYYRLCSDILVMPPLRQRLAEDPGELEAMVRVILLRMLGGQGEELVDFVCSTLVDSVGPIYHWPGNVRELEQAIRRILVTGHYQGEAGAITSFSDPHLLDAVDKGTLGAQQLLAGYCQMLYRRHGTIEAVARCTGLDRRTVKKHLG, encoded by the coding sequence ATGATGACTTTAAAGAAACTGAACGACGGCGATCATCGGACCTTTTCCCTGATAGCGCGCGCTGCCTTTGCCAATCCCTTCAGCCCCGAACGCGAAGCGTTGGACAGACGCATTGCCGCTGTGGAGGGAGATGTCGGGCGGGATGAGCTTTTCGCCATGGTTGCTGTCCGGGCCAAAGAAGCGCTGAGTAAACTCGGCATACCGGATCTTCGGCATTATGGCGGGGAAGATCGGGAGTTGCTGCGTCACGCCTATCTGTTCGATGTCTATCACCGTTACCGGGAAGAGTTCGACGGTTTTATCCGGCGACAGATTGCCGCCGGCGATGTGCCGTGCCGTTCGCTTTTTGCCCGGGAAGTGCTTTCCGACCTGACCTCGGTAGGTTTCGAAAACGCCGAGGCCCTGCGCTATCTGGCGATCTTCTATCAGATCCGCCGTGCCTTTTATTTCATTGACGGTACCCTGGCCGGTTTATGTCCTTCCATGCAGACACTGCGGCGGCATTTGTGGGACAATATTTTCACCAGCGACATCCGGCGTTACGAAAAACTGCTCTGGAATCGCATGGAGGATTTTTCGACCCTGCTTCTCGGCGAAACGGGCACCGGCAAGGGGGCCGCTGCGGCGGCTATCGGTCGTTCCGGGTTTATCCCCTACAACGCCAACAAGGGCTGCTTTGCCGAAAGCTTTACCCGCAATTTTATCCACCTCAATCTTTCGCAGTATCCGGAAACCCTTATCGAATCGGAATTGTTCGGTCACCGCAAGGGGGCTTTCACCGGCGCCATCGGCGACTATGCCGGAGCCTTCAGTCGCTGCCCGCCGCACGGGACCATCTTCCTCGACGAAATCGGCGATCTTAGCTTGCCGGTGCAGACCAAATTGTTGCAGGTTTTGCAGGACCGCGTCTTTTATCCTGTCGGTAGTCACGAACAGCAGCGCTTTAACGGCCGCGTCATTGCCGCTACCAACAGGCCTCTTGAAACCATGCGCAGGGATGGGCGGTTTCGCGACGATTTTTATTACCGGCTCTGTTCCGATATCCTTGTCATGCCCCCCTTGCGGCAACGCCTGGCGGAGGATCCCGGCGAACTTGAGGCGATGGTTCGGGTCATATTGCTTCGCATGCTCGGCGGACAAGGGGAAGAGTTGGTCGATTTTGTTTGCAGTACGCTGGTCGATTCCGTCGGCCCCATCTATCATTGGCCGGGTAACGTGCGGGAGCTGGAGCAGGCTATCCGCCGCATCCTTGTAACCGGCCATTACCAGGGAGAGGCGGGGGCCATCACGAGCTTTTCCGATCCGCATTTGCTCGATGCTGTCGATAAAGGTACCCTTGGCGCCCAGCAACTGCTGGCAGGGTATTGCCAGATGCTCTATCGGCGGCACGGGACTATCGAGGCGGTGGCCCGCTGCACCGGCCTTGATCGCCGTACGGTGAAGAAACATCTTGGTTGA
- a CDS encoding amidohydrolase family protein, with the protein MQDTPVIDIHCHGAGIGAGHSGCRIGQRMRRSWKFRHYLKAFGVTANELEREGDILVIRRLSTQLAASNAVHKAVLFALDGVIDARGQLDEARTELYIPNTFIKQACQRHPNLLFGASVNPARPDALDCLERATACGAVLMKWLPSVQGIDPANPSLIPFYQRLAALKLPLLSHTGNEESFTRADNTLADPERLRLPLEQGVTVIAAHCASNGRNDRQRNFDRFLTLMRTFPNLHGDLSALTQINRLGHLQRILKYPEYLDRLHYGTDMPLPRTGLTSPWFQLGRLPLATIRKLAAIDNPWDQDLQLKLALGLPARVLHNTHRLLRRPSL; encoded by the coding sequence ATGCAGGATACTCCCGTCATCGACATCCACTGCCATGGTGCCGGAATCGGCGCTGGTCACAGCGGCTGCCGCATCGGGCAGCGCATGCGCCGCAGCTGGAAGTTTCGCCACTACCTCAAGGCCTTCGGGGTCACCGCCAACGAACTGGAACGCGAAGGGGACATATTGGTGATACGGCGTTTATCGACCCAGCTGGCCGCTTCGAACGCGGTGCACAAGGCCGTGCTGTTCGCCCTTGACGGCGTCATCGATGCCCGCGGCCAGCTGGACGAAGCGCGCACCGAACTGTACATCCCCAACACCTTTATCAAACAAGCCTGCCAGCGCCACCCCAATCTGCTGTTCGGCGCCAGCGTCAACCCGGCCCGCCCCGATGCACTCGATTGCCTGGAACGAGCCACCGCATGCGGGGCGGTTCTGATGAAATGGCTACCCTCCGTACAGGGCATCGACCCTGCGAATCCATCCCTGATTCCCTTTTACCAACGCCTGGCCGCATTGAAACTGCCCCTGCTGAGCCATACGGGAAACGAAGAATCCTTTACCCGGGCCGACAACACGCTGGCCGACCCGGAACGGCTACGCCTGCCTCTGGAGCAGGGGGTTACGGTCATCGCCGCCCACTGCGCCAGCAACGGACGCAACGACAGGCAGCGTAATTTCGATCGCTTCCTGACCCTTATGCGCACATTTCCCAACCTGCACGGCGACCTTTCGGCCCTGACCCAGATCAACCGTCTGGGACACCTGCAACGCATCCTGAAATATCCCGAATACCTGGACCGGCTGCATTACGGCACCGACATGCCCCTGCCCCGCACCGGCCTGACCTCGCCCTGGTTCCAGCTCGGGCGTCTGCCCCTGGCGACCATCCGAAAATTGGCCGCCATCGACAACCCCTGGGACCAGGACCTGCAACTGAAGCTGGCACTCGGTCTGCCCGCCCGCGTGCTGCACAACACCCACCGGCTCCTGCGCCGGCCATCTCTATGA